In Prescottella soli, a genomic segment contains:
- a CDS encoding GntR family transcriptional regulator, translating to MSDEGKPLFQQIAELVENAIIDGSLPEESQAPSTNELATFHRINPATAAKGLNQLVDDGILYKRRGIGMFVTTGARDALRFRRREQFATQYVAPLVREADKLGMSIAELKSMLDQWEERP from the coding sequence CTGAGCGATGAGGGCAAGCCCCTCTTCCAGCAGATCGCGGAGCTTGTCGAGAACGCGATCATCGACGGTTCACTGCCGGAGGAGTCGCAAGCGCCCTCGACGAACGAACTGGCGACCTTCCACCGAATCAACCCGGCGACCGCGGCGAAGGGGCTCAACCAGCTCGTCGACGACGGAATCCTTTACAAGAGAAGGGGAATCGGCATGTTCGTCACCACGGGCGCGCGGGATGCGCTCCGGTTCCGCAGGCGCGAGCAGTTCGCGACGCAGTACGTGGCACCCCTCGTCCGCGAGGCCGACAAGCTCGGGATGAGCATCGCCGAACTCAAATCCATGCTGGACCAATGGGAGGAACGTCCATGA
- a CDS encoding aminotransferase class I/II-fold pyridoxal phosphate-dependent enzyme: MAEVNPRAYNSMWQFRADSWCRLEGASAHLAGDAARGAPIGPLLARVEKLLSQLRPLERYWAFPGPQVFAQTQRLFTAGVYDKFSRTVTRINRALVTGSYRSGTPVSPLDGDIEVAGPDSSRRDESGPDRSRPHYFEVLVVETMTDAQERALRRELRAWRRPDDQFIYELVVVGSGDDAVVAARLNVNLQACVIRRRFSHQSRRDLSALANFLYTDVADKLAGHTPEERTRILAEELTDTRPELDLYLMTEIAVEDLAGQLGQYFRRVFHAGEGSLDLHLSLLEGIAARFRTPFFSALREYSSRPTGVFHALPISQGKSIVNSHWISDMLDFYGLDVFLAETSATCGGLDSLLEPTGPLRESQQLAAKAFGARQTYFVTNGTSTANKIVVQALIAPGDIVLVDRNCHQSHHYGLMLAGAQVTYLDAYPLNQYSMYGAVPLREIKSKLLALREAGKLDRVKLLMLTNCTFDGVIYDVERVIEECLAIKPDLVFLWDEAWFAFARFHPVYRTRTAMHAAQAVRQRMRDPDYRAEYAEYAEQVRDADDETLLERRLMPDPVRAKVRVYATQSTHKTLTSLRQGSMIHVFDQEFDQKVEETFHEAYMAHTSTSPNYQILASLDIGRRQADLEGAELVQKQVENAMRLRDAVDHHPMLSRYMHCLSTAELIPEEFRPSHIDQPLRGGLRAMVTAWRSDEFVLDPSRITLYIGSTGIDGDTFKRAELMDRYGVQINKTSRNTVLFMTNIGTTRSSVAYLVEVLVKFAHELDERLADMSTTERAYHEAAVTRLTNPTAPLPDFSGFDPIFLERDGGATTSDGDLRRAFFLAYDDTRCEYLTADEVEEAIESGRPVVSATFVTPYPPGFPVLVPGQLFSRQILSFIRSLDTREIHGYRPHRGYRVFTTKALEMADPSVGA; encoded by the coding sequence ATGGCTGAGGTGAATCCGCGGGCCTACAACAGTATGTGGCAGTTCCGCGCGGACTCGTGGTGTCGACTGGAGGGGGCGAGCGCGCACCTGGCCGGTGACGCCGCCCGCGGGGCGCCGATCGGTCCGTTGCTCGCACGGGTCGAGAAACTGCTCAGCCAGCTTCGTCCGCTCGAGCGGTACTGGGCCTTTCCCGGGCCGCAGGTGTTCGCGCAGACACAGCGGCTGTTCACGGCCGGCGTGTACGACAAGTTCTCCCGCACCGTCACGCGGATCAACCGAGCGCTCGTCACCGGGTCCTACCGCAGCGGCACACCTGTCTCACCGCTCGACGGCGACATCGAGGTGGCGGGCCCGGACTCGTCGCGCCGCGACGAGTCCGGTCCCGACCGGTCCCGACCGCACTACTTCGAGGTGCTCGTGGTCGAGACCATGACCGACGCACAGGAGCGCGCACTTCGCCGGGAGCTGCGTGCCTGGCGTCGACCGGACGACCAGTTCATCTACGAACTGGTCGTCGTCGGCAGCGGTGACGACGCGGTCGTCGCGGCGCGGCTGAACGTGAACCTGCAGGCGTGCGTGATCCGCCGCCGCTTCTCCCACCAGTCAAGGCGAGATCTGTCGGCCCTGGCGAACTTCCTCTACACCGACGTCGCGGACAAGCTCGCCGGGCACACGCCCGAGGAGCGGACCCGGATCCTGGCAGAGGAGCTGACCGACACCCGGCCGGAGCTCGACCTGTATCTGATGACCGAGATCGCGGTCGAGGATCTCGCGGGCCAGCTCGGCCAGTACTTCCGCCGGGTCTTCCACGCCGGAGAGGGTTCGCTCGATCTGCACCTGAGCCTGCTCGAGGGGATCGCGGCACGGTTCCGGACCCCGTTCTTCAGTGCGCTGCGCGAATACAGCTCCCGCCCGACCGGGGTGTTCCACGCGTTGCCGATCTCGCAGGGCAAGTCGATCGTCAACTCGCACTGGATCTCCGACATGCTCGACTTCTACGGCCTGGACGTGTTCCTGGCCGAGACCTCCGCAACGTGCGGGGGCCTGGACTCGCTGCTCGAACCGACCGGTCCGCTGCGTGAGTCGCAGCAACTGGCGGCGAAGGCGTTCGGGGCGCGGCAGACCTACTTCGTGACCAACGGCACCTCGACGGCGAACAAGATCGTCGTTCAGGCGCTCATCGCCCCGGGCGACATCGTCCTGGTCGATCGCAACTGTCACCAGTCCCACCACTACGGCCTCATGCTCGCCGGCGCTCAGGTCACGTATCTGGACGCGTATCCGCTGAACCAGTACTCGATGTACGGCGCGGTGCCGTTGCGGGAGATCAAGTCCAAACTGCTCGCGCTCCGCGAGGCGGGAAAGCTCGACCGGGTCAAGCTGTTGATGCTGACCAATTGCACGTTCGACGGGGTCATCTACGACGTCGAGCGGGTCATCGAGGAATGCCTGGCGATCAAGCCGGATCTGGTGTTCCTGTGGGACGAGGCGTGGTTCGCCTTCGCCCGGTTCCACCCCGTCTACCGCACCCGCACTGCGATGCATGCGGCGCAGGCGGTGCGGCAGCGCATGCGTGACCCCGACTACCGGGCCGAGTATGCCGAGTACGCCGAGCAGGTGCGCGACGCAGACGACGAGACACTCCTGGAACGGCGCCTGATGCCCGACCCGGTCCGCGCCAAGGTGCGGGTCTACGCCACCCAATCCACCCACAAGACGCTGACGTCGCTGCGGCAGGGCTCGATGATCCACGTCTTCGACCAGGAGTTCGACCAGAAGGTCGAGGAGACGTTCCACGAGGCCTACATGGCGCACACCTCCACCTCGCCCAACTACCAGATACTCGCCTCCCTCGACATCGGGCGGAGGCAGGCGGACCTCGAGGGTGCCGAGTTGGTGCAGAAGCAGGTCGAGAACGCGATGCGGCTGCGTGACGCGGTCGACCACCATCCAATGCTGAGCCGGTACATGCACTGCCTGTCGACGGCGGAGCTGATTCCCGAGGAGTTCCGTCCCTCGCACATCGACCAGCCGCTGCGCGGCGGCCTGCGCGCGATGGTCACGGCCTGGCGGAGCGACGAATTCGTCCTCGACCCGTCGCGAATCACGCTCTACATCGGCTCGACCGGTATCGACGGGGACACCTTCAAACGGGCCGAACTGATGGATCGCTACGGCGTCCAGATCAACAAGACCTCCCGCAACACGGTGCTGTTCATGACCAACATCGGCACCACCCGCAGTTCGGTCGCCTACCTGGTCGAGGTGCTGGTCAAGTTCGCGCACGAACTCGACGAACGGCTGGCCGACATGAGCACCACCGAGCGGGCGTACCACGAGGCGGCGGTCACCAGGCTGACGAACCCCACCGCGCCGCTGCCGGACTTCAGTGGATTCGACCCGATCTTCCTCGAAAGGGACGGCGGCGCAACGACTTCCGACGGTGATCTGAGACGGGCCTTCTTCCTCGCCTACGACGACACCCGGTGTGAATACCTCACCGCGGACGAGGTCGAGGAGGCCATCGAGTCCGGACGGCCGGTGGTCTCCGCGACCTTCGTGACCCCGTATCCGCCGGGATTCCCGGTGCTCGTCCCGGGACAGCTGTTCAGTCGGCAGATCCTGTCGTTCATTCGCAGTCTCGACACTCGGGAGATTCACGGTTACCGGCCGCACCGCGGCTACCGCGTCTTCACCACCAAGGCCCTCGAGATGGCCGATCCCTCGGTCGGGGCGTGA
- a CDS encoding serine hydrolase domain-containing protein, with translation MAVALAIAGCSSNESHETHETHESGAGTTTSATAGAASSTVALQKIDDTALNDIVAGVAKDLQIPGAVAILKTPAGDHTVEYGTGARGLDSPVDIVEHIRIGSNTKTMTGTVILQLVQEGKIALTDPVSKYRPDVPNGDNITIEQLLDMRSGLFNYTETPQLNETLDSDPQKQWKPEELLALAFANPPYFPPGQGYHYSNTNIVLLGLIAESLDGKPLQQIFQSRLFGPLGLTGTSFPDITDSSIPAPHSQGYVYGTNMETLTDPALSPDMQAAAKNGTLQPNDVTNVNPSWAWAAGAGISTANDLVTWVQALVGGKLLDADLQAQRLASVQPTGPDSGAAQYGWGIAKMGPMFGHTGELPGFNSFMGHDPVNKVTLVVWANLAPAATGQDPATTMAKEIIAKVYPG, from the coding sequence GTGGCCGTCGCACTGGCGATTGCGGGATGCTCGTCGAACGAGTCGCACGAGACCCACGAGACCCACGAGTCCGGCGCCGGGACAACCACGTCCGCGACTGCCGGCGCCGCGTCGTCGACCGTGGCGTTGCAGAAGATCGACGACACCGCGCTGAACGACATCGTGGCCGGCGTGGCGAAGGACCTCCAGATTCCGGGGGCCGTGGCGATCCTGAAGACTCCCGCCGGCGACCACACCGTCGAGTACGGCACCGGGGCCCGGGGGCTGGACTCGCCGGTCGACATCGTCGAACACATCCGCATCGGTTCCAACACCAAGACCATGACCGGCACCGTGATCCTGCAGCTCGTTCAAGAGGGCAAGATCGCGTTGACCGATCCGGTGTCGAAGTACCGGCCGGACGTGCCGAACGGCGACAACATCACGATCGAGCAGCTGCTCGACATGCGCAGCGGCCTGTTCAACTACACCGAGACCCCGCAGCTCAACGAGACCCTCGACAGCGATCCGCAGAAGCAGTGGAAGCCCGAGGAGCTGCTGGCGCTGGCCTTTGCGAACCCGCCGTACTTCCCGCCGGGGCAGGGCTACCACTACTCCAACACCAACATCGTGCTGCTCGGCCTCATCGCCGAGAGCCTGGACGGCAAGCCGCTTCAGCAGATCTTCCAGTCGCGACTCTTCGGTCCGCTGGGATTGACGGGGACGTCGTTCCCGGACATCACCGACAGCTCGATCCCGGCACCCCACTCGCAGGGCTACGTGTACGGGACGAACATGGAGACGCTGACCGACCCGGCGCTGTCACCGGACATGCAGGCCGCCGCGAAGAACGGAACCCTCCAGCCGAACGACGTCACCAACGTCAACCCGTCGTGGGCGTGGGCGGCCGGCGCCGGTATTTCCACCGCGAACGATCTCGTGACGTGGGTGCAGGCGCTGGTCGGCGGAAAGCTGCTCGACGCCGACCTGCAGGCCCAGCGGCTCGCCAGCGTGCAGCCCACCGGCCCGGACAGCGGCGCAGCTCAGTACGGTTGGGGCATAGCGAAAATGGGTCCGATGTTCGGGCACACCGGCGAGCTGCCCGGGTTCAACTCGTTCATGGGGCACGACCCGGTGAACAAGGTGACGCTGGTGGTGTGGGCCAACCTCGCGCCCGCCGCGACCGGTCAGGACCCGGCGACCACCATGGCCAAGGAGATCATCGCCAAGGTCTATCCCGGATAG
- a CDS encoding ABC transporter permease encodes MTATISTTSAEPVPASHAGFRRILAIARIHVVAWPILIASPLVVLALTFAINFAIFALIDSGGETHPTGAILSLYGFVVAFYAQAMTQTFPFALGLGVTRRQFFVATVAVAVAQSFGFAVLFQVLSAIEAATGGWGVYMRMFGILRYVTDSALLEFATFFASLLLTTAISIAFSAVYQRWKTTGFLIAGISVVGLLGLVAVVLTWAGWWPTVGSWLVDAPRGLVLVALPVGVSVTALAASWAIVRRATT; translated from the coding sequence ATGACCGCGACGATCTCCACCACCTCCGCCGAACCGGTGCCCGCTTCGCACGCGGGGTTCCGGCGAATCCTGGCCATCGCCCGCATCCACGTGGTCGCGTGGCCGATCCTGATCGCCTCACCGCTGGTGGTCCTCGCGCTCACCTTCGCGATCAACTTCGCGATTTTCGCGCTCATCGACTCCGGCGGCGAAACCCACCCCACCGGTGCAATCCTCTCGCTCTACGGATTCGTCGTGGCGTTCTACGCGCAGGCGATGACGCAGACATTCCCCTTTGCGCTGGGCCTGGGCGTGACCCGGCGCCAGTTCTTCGTCGCGACCGTCGCGGTCGCGGTCGCGCAGTCGTTCGGATTCGCGGTGCTCTTCCAGGTGTTGTCGGCGATCGAGGCCGCTACCGGCGGGTGGGGCGTCTACATGCGCATGTTCGGAATCCTGCGCTACGTCACGGATTCGGCGCTGCTGGAGTTCGCGACCTTTTTCGCGAGCCTCCTGCTCACCACCGCGATCTCGATCGCGTTCAGCGCCGTCTACCAGCGGTGGAAGACCACGGGATTCCTGATCGCGGGCATCTCCGTCGTCGGACTCCTCGGCCTCGTTGCCGTCGTCCTGACCTGGGCCGGTTGGTGGCCCACGGTGGGGTCGTGGCTTGTCGACGCACCCCGTGGGCTCGTTCTCGTCGCGCTCCCGGTCGGGGTGTCGGTGACCGCGCTTGCCGCCTCGTGGGCGATCGTCAGGCGAGCGACGACGTGA
- a CDS encoding alpha/beta fold hydrolase: MESTNVAVGSGTLTVRIGGPESRHTVLLLPDAGAPADVFDAVCSRLHDSDLRTVVPESIVGLDEPSVIAMLDELKLPWVNLVGAGVGAELAWRLAAKTFGRFASLIVADRGHPAVPGADGAVLDAACPAVELPTTVVVGTSLGRACADASGRYAYSEFRIVQLDGVDDVPLKAPAELATEIVLRTGSW, encoded by the coding sequence ATGGAGTCGACGAACGTTGCGGTGGGTAGTGGGACCTTGACGGTCCGAATCGGAGGACCGGAGAGCCGGCACACGGTGTTGCTGCTTCCGGACGCGGGCGCCCCGGCCGACGTCTTCGACGCCGTGTGTTCACGACTGCACGACTCGGATCTGAGGACCGTGGTGCCGGAGAGCATCGTCGGGCTCGACGAGCCGTCGGTGATCGCGATGCTCGACGAGCTGAAGCTGCCGTGGGTGAACCTCGTCGGCGCCGGGGTGGGCGCGGAACTCGCGTGGCGGCTGGCCGCGAAGACGTTCGGGCGCTTCGCGAGCCTGATCGTCGCCGACCGCGGGCACCCCGCCGTGCCGGGTGCAGACGGGGCGGTGCTCGACGCCGCGTGTCCCGCCGTGGAGCTGCCGACCACCGTCGTAGTCGGCACCTCGCTCGGCCGCGCGTGCGCCGACGCGAGCGGCCGGTACGCCTACTCCGAGTTCCGGATCGTCCAGCTCGACGGCGTCGACGACGTTCCGCTGAAGGCGCCCGCGGAGCTGGCCACCGAGATCGTGCTGCGGACCGGCTCCTGGTAG
- a CDS encoding ABC transporter ATP-binding protein, with protein MSITDIDRDTIVSVRAIGKRYGDVTALDDVSFDLQAGKIYGLLGRNGAGKTTLMKILTGQEAASSGTVNVFEGSPFENADVLRNLCFVKESQKYPEDMKVKHVLTAAELLLPGWDRDFAGRLMDDFRLPDRRRVKKLSRGMTSALGIVIGLASRAPLTLFDEPYLGLDAVARQLFYDRLLADYAEHPRTIVLSTHLIDEVSNLLEHVVVIDGGRAVVDEDVDSLLGRHATVGGPSAAVDAFVAHRTVLHHEQLGGHARATIQGLLTGPDREDATRRGLELSPVSLQQITIRNTVGGEAHRPEGAKP; from the coding sequence ATGAGCATCACGGACATCGACCGGGACACAATCGTCTCGGTGCGGGCGATCGGGAAGCGGTACGGCGACGTCACCGCACTCGATGACGTCTCGTTCGATCTGCAGGCGGGGAAGATCTACGGCCTGCTCGGCCGCAACGGGGCCGGCAAGACCACCCTGATGAAGATTCTGACCGGCCAGGAGGCGGCGAGCTCGGGGACGGTGAACGTCTTCGAGGGCTCCCCGTTCGAGAACGCTGACGTCCTGCGGAACCTGTGCTTCGTCAAGGAGAGCCAGAAGTATCCGGAGGACATGAAGGTCAAGCACGTGCTGACCGCGGCCGAGCTGTTGCTGCCGGGATGGGACCGCGACTTCGCCGGGCGCCTCATGGACGACTTCCGGCTGCCGGACCGGCGTCGGGTCAAGAAGCTGTCCCGCGGCATGACGTCGGCGCTCGGCATCGTCATCGGCTTGGCGTCCCGCGCGCCGCTGACGCTGTTCGACGAGCCCTACCTCGGCCTCGACGCGGTGGCGCGCCAACTGTTCTACGACCGTCTACTCGCCGACTACGCGGAGCATCCGCGCACGATCGTCCTCTCGACCCATCTCATCGACGAGGTCAGCAATCTGCTCGAGCACGTCGTCGTGATCGACGGCGGCCGAGCCGTCGTCGACGAGGACGTCGATTCCCTCCTCGGCCGCCACGCGACGGTCGGCGGGCCGTCGGCGGCGGTGGACGCCTTCGTCGCGCACCGCACCGTCCTGCACCACGAGCAGCTCGGCGGTCACGCCCGGGCCACGATCCAGGGCCTACTCACCGGCCCCGACCGGGAGGACGCAACGCGCCGGGGACTCGAACTGTCTCCGGTCTCGTTGCAGCAGATCACTATTCGGAACACCGTCGGCGGCGAGGCCCACCGACCCGAGGGGGCAAAGCCATGA
- a CDS encoding isopenicillin N synthase family dioxygenase, protein MSAHSLPIIDLENLDLDALRKVTHEIGFFYLTGHGIDQRLTDDLIAAAREFFALPEADKLEIENSNSPHFRGYTRVGGERTQGYIDWREQLDIGPERPAVDPIDPDRPWDVLHGPNLWPTRVPALRELALEWSSQAQSAGLRLISGWAQSLGAPSDFFDTAFADPDPLLKIARYPGHDGSVTDQGVGSHKDVGALTLLYPEPDSTGFQVETDGGWLDVAPLPGYLLVNIGELLEVATGGYLKATVHRVLPPAAGTDRVSLPFFLNPGYDQALPTVPLSPELAAEAAGIGPDQHGGTLHARYGLNALKSRLRAHPNVTERYHRDLLDLPALRG, encoded by the coding sequence ATGTCCGCCCACTCGCTCCCGATCATCGATCTGGAGAATCTCGACCTCGATGCACTGCGCAAGGTCACGCACGAGATCGGCTTCTTCTACCTCACCGGTCACGGCATCGACCAGCGGCTCACCGACGACCTGATCGCCGCGGCGCGTGAGTTCTTCGCGCTCCCCGAGGCGGACAAGCTCGAGATCGAGAACAGCAACTCGCCGCACTTCCGGGGTTACACCCGCGTCGGCGGCGAGCGCACCCAGGGCTACATCGACTGGCGCGAACAGCTCGACATCGGACCCGAGCGGCCGGCGGTCGACCCGATCGACCCGGATCGCCCGTGGGACGTGCTGCACGGTCCCAACCTGTGGCCGACCCGTGTCCCGGCGCTGCGTGAGCTGGCGCTCGAGTGGTCGAGCCAGGCCCAGTCCGCGGGTCTGCGGCTGATCAGCGGCTGGGCGCAGTCCCTGGGCGCGCCGTCCGACTTCTTCGACACCGCGTTCGCCGACCCGGATCCACTGCTGAAGATCGCGCGCTACCCCGGCCACGACGGTTCGGTCACCGACCAGGGCGTCGGCAGCCACAAGGACGTCGGGGCCCTGACCCTGCTCTACCCGGAGCCCGACAGCACCGGTTTCCAGGTGGAAACAGACGGTGGTTGGCTCGACGTCGCACCGCTCCCCGGCTACCTGCTGGTCAACATCGGCGAACTGCTCGAGGTCGCGACCGGCGGCTATCTCAAGGCCACCGTGCACCGCGTGCTACCGCCGGCCGCCGGCACCGACCGCGTCTCGCTGCCGTTCTTCCTCAACCCCGGCTACGACCAGGCCCTGCCCACGGTTCCGCTGTCGCCCGAGCTCGCGGCCGAGGCCGCCGGTATCGGCCCCGATCAGCACGGCGGCACCCTGCACGCCCGCTACGGCCTCAACGCCCTCAAGTCGCGCCTTCGTGCGCATCCCAATGTCACCGAGCGGTACCACCGCGACCTGCTCGATCTGCCCGCTCTGCGCGGCTGA
- a CDS encoding MetQ/NlpA family ABC transporter substrate-binding protein: MFLRRTAVLSAAALLTAGLAACSSGGDGEKLVISASSTPHVEILEHIADSGVLGDVKLDIKPVTGEIDPNELLVAGDVQANYFQHAPYLADWQKQKGVDDLVSVATVHLEPMGLYSQKITAVDQLADGSTIALPKDTTNFARGLYLLESAGLIQMDKPFAQADLSIVTQANIKANPKNLKFVEIERSQIARNLGDPQITAAVINSNYAIEAGLTPAKDALLSEKVENNPFANLLVVRAADENDPGVKALAAALESPETATWIEENYSGSVAPVHPAS, from the coding sequence ATGTTCTTGCGCCGCACCGCTGTTCTCTCCGCCGCCGCCCTGCTCACCGCGGGCCTGGCCGCCTGCTCGTCGGGTGGCGACGGCGAGAAGCTGGTGATCTCCGCGTCGAGCACCCCGCACGTCGAGATCCTCGAGCACATCGCCGACTCCGGCGTCCTGGGTGACGTCAAGCTCGACATCAAGCCCGTCACCGGCGAGATCGACCCCAACGAGCTGCTCGTCGCCGGCGACGTCCAGGCCAACTACTTCCAGCACGCCCCCTACCTCGCCGACTGGCAGAAGCAGAAGGGCGTGGACGACCTCGTCTCGGTCGCCACCGTCCACCTCGAGCCGATGGGCCTGTACTCGCAGAAGATCACGGCCGTCGACCAGCTCGCCGACGGCTCGACCATCGCACTGCCGAAGGACACCACCAACTTCGCTCGCGGCCTCTACCTGCTCGAGTCCGCCGGGCTGATCCAGATGGACAAGCCGTTCGCGCAGGCCGACCTGTCCATCGTCACCCAGGCGAACATCAAGGCCAACCCGAAGAACCTGAAGTTCGTCGAGATCGAGCGCTCGCAGATCGCCCGCAACCTCGGCGACCCGCAGATCACCGCGGCGGTCATCAACTCCAACTACGCGATCGAGGCGGGCCTGACCCCGGCGAAGGATGCGCTGCTGTCGGAGAAGGTCGAGAACAACCCGTTCGCGAACCTGCTCGTCGTCCGCGCCGCCGACGAGAACGATCCCGGCGTCAAGGCGCTCGCCGCGGCGCTCGAGTCCCCGGAGACCGCCACCTGGATCGAGGAGAACTACTCCGGTTCCGTCGCCCCGGTCCACCCGGCCAGCTGA
- a CDS encoding cobyric acid synthase, translating into MSGALLVAGTTSDAGKSVLVAGLCRMLARRGVRVAPFKAQNMSNNSVVTLDGGEIGRAQALQARACGLEPSVRFNPVLLKPGGDRTSQLVVRGKAVTTVGARDYITHREWLRGVVADELSALRDDFDVVICEGAGSPAEINLRATDLANMGLAQAAQLPVIVVGDIDRGGVLAHLFGTVAVLSPEDQALIAGFVINKFRGDVSLLEPGLDQLRELTGRPTLGVIPFAEGLWLDAEDSLGVVGDAPVGRPGAPIGDEWLRVAAIRLPRISNSTDVEALACEPGVSVHWVSEPSRLADADLVVLPGSKSTVTDLEWLRRSGIADALTRRAANGGATLGICGGYQMLGTVIDDGVESGAGAVPGLGLLDLEIEFAPDKVLAQVDGDADGIAVRGYEIHHGRVRRNGDAPWLCGADGAKEGSVRGSVRGTHWHGLLENDEFRRRLLAEVAETAGRTGFVVAPDTDVAQVREAQLDLLADLVERHLDADTVLGILAAGAPADLPRITSSLA; encoded by the coding sequence CTGAGCGGCGCGCTGCTGGTCGCCGGCACCACGTCCGACGCCGGCAAGAGCGTCCTGGTCGCGGGGCTGTGCCGGATGCTGGCCCGGCGCGGGGTGCGGGTGGCGCCGTTCAAGGCGCAGAACATGTCGAACAACTCCGTCGTCACCCTCGACGGCGGGGAGATCGGCCGCGCCCAGGCGCTGCAGGCCCGCGCGTGCGGGCTCGAGCCCAGCGTGCGGTTCAACCCGGTGCTGCTCAAGCCGGGCGGCGACCGCACGTCGCAGCTCGTGGTCCGCGGCAAGGCCGTCACGACGGTCGGCGCCCGTGACTACATCACCCACCGGGAATGGCTGCGCGGTGTCGTCGCCGACGAGCTGTCCGCGCTGCGCGACGACTTCGACGTGGTGATCTGCGAGGGCGCCGGCTCGCCGGCCGAGATCAATCTGCGGGCCACCGACCTGGCCAACATGGGGCTGGCGCAGGCCGCGCAGTTGCCGGTGATCGTGGTCGGCGACATCGACCGCGGGGGAGTCCTCGCGCACCTGTTCGGCACCGTCGCCGTCCTCTCGCCCGAGGACCAGGCGCTCATCGCCGGATTCGTGATCAACAAGTTCCGCGGCGACGTGAGCCTCCTCGAACCCGGACTCGACCAGCTCAGGGAGCTCACCGGCCGCCCGACGCTCGGCGTGATCCCGTTCGCCGAGGGTCTGTGGCTCGACGCCGAGGACTCGCTCGGCGTCGTCGGCGACGCTCCCGTCGGCCGACCCGGCGCCCCGATCGGTGACGAGTGGCTGCGGGTCGCCGCGATCCGGCTGCCGCGCATCTCCAACTCCACCGACGTCGAGGCCCTCGCGTGCGAGCCGGGCGTCTCGGTGCACTGGGTGAGCGAACCGTCGCGCCTGGCCGACGCCGACCTCGTCGTGCTGCCGGGCAGCAAGTCCACCGTCACCGACCTGGAATGGTTGCGGCGCAGCGGAATCGCCGACGCCCTCACCCGCCGGGCCGCGAACGGCGGCGCCACCCTCGGCATCTGCGGCGGCTACCAGATGCTCGGGACGGTGATCGACGACGGCGTCGAGTCCGGCGCCGGCGCCGTGCCGGGGCTGGGCCTGCTGGACCTCGAGATCGAGTTCGCGCCGGACAAGGTCCTCGCACAGGTCGACGGCGACGCGGACGGAATCGCGGTGCGCGGCTACGAGATTCACCACGGCCGCGTCCGCCGCAACGGCGATGCCCCCTGGTTGTGCGGGGCGGACGGCGCCAAGGAGGGCAGCGTGCGGGGCAGCGTCCGCGGCACCCACTGGCACGGTCTGCTCGAGAACGACGAGTTCCGTCGTCGCCTTCTCGCCGAGGTGGCGGAGACGGCGGGCCGGACCGGCTTCGTCGTCGCCCCCGACACCGACGTGGCGCAGGTCCGGGAGGCTCAGCTGGATCTGCTCGCCGACCTGGTCGAGCGTCACCTGGATGCCGACACGGTGCTCGGCATCCTCGCGGCCGGGGCGCCCGCGGACCTGCCCCGCATCACGTCGTCGCTCGCCTGA